In Legionellales bacterium, a single window of DNA contains:
- a CDS encoding CvpA family protein codes for MDIMAFNWVDWSIIGLIGLSTLVGIFRGFVREGLSLVVWILAFWLAFQFSNHIATDWIGDHVKNPSLREALAFAGIFVAVLIVGGLINFIISTAVHKTGLGGTDRIMGLIFGFVRGILVVAIVLLFVNLTPITQQTWYSKAQLPSQFTWLVKWIHDLIPASMQKYLQPQTNDDDTETPAKKSDQQIDDAATKLNPTKPSAPNTPNVVTP; via the coding sequence GTGGATATCATGGCATTTAATTGGGTAGATTGGTCAATTATCGGATTAATTGGTTTATCCACCTTAGTCGGCATATTCCGCGGTTTTGTGCGTGAAGGTTTATCATTAGTAGTGTGGATTTTAGCGTTTTGGTTAGCATTTCAATTTTCTAATCACATTGCCACCGATTGGATTGGCGATCACGTTAAAAATCCTTCTCTGCGTGAAGCATTGGCTTTTGCCGGTATTTTTGTCGCCGTATTAATTGTCGGCGGGTTAATTAATTTTATTATTTCGACAGCCGTTCATAAAACCGGACTGGGTGGAACCGATCGCATTATGGGATTAATTTTTGGTTTTGTTCGCGGGATTTTAGTGGTGGCTATTGTTTTATTATTTGTTAATTTAACGCCAATCACCCAACAAACTTGGTATAGTAAAGCACAATTACCGAGTCAATTTACGTGGTTAGTGAAATGGATCCACGATTTAATTCCTGCATCAATGCAAAAATATTTACAACCTCAAACCAACGACGATGACACGGAAACGCCAGCGAAAAAATCCGATCAGCAAATTGATGATGCAGCCACTAAACTTAATCCCACAAAGCCATCAGCGCCCAATACTCCAAACGTTGTTACACCATAA